CATGGCGGAGATCGAACTCAGCGTTCTGAAAGGACAGTGCCTTGATCGCCGAATTCCCGACATGGCAACCATGCAAACTCAAGTGGCCGCATGGGAAAGAGACCGAAATAACAGTGCCAGAAAAATTTCCTGGCAATTTACGACATCGGACGCTCGGATCAAACTGAAGCGCCTTTATCCGAATTTATAGGCGTTACATGGTACTAGAAGATCTTTTGCAGTATCTGGTTCTGGACATGGGTTGGTGCTGATTTCCCATCCATCATGAGTGATCGCAATTTCCCCTTTGAAACATCCGGTCATAGGATACACGCTTCTCTTGGGGGGTGCATCAACCGCCTGTCCGAGCGAGATACCTTCCATGGCAGTAAATTCAACACCTACAATGTTTCCAGGCGGATTTGATTTGGTGAGAAGCAGGGCATCTGCCTTGATGGGTCTCCCATCATGCAGAATTCCTGCAAGTTGAACGGGAACACGTTCTTGAATTATGGGGGATGCTGTTTCGTAAGTGAATCCTTCTTCCGCAATCACTCCTATCCAATAGGGATTTCGGTACAACATAAAGGGTGATTCCACGACAGAATCGCGGAAAGAGAAGAGGCCCTTGCCTGCGTGACAAACGAACTCAGGTGATTTCATCTGCTGCCCATTAGCATGTCCATGCTCCGCATTAAGCTTGTCCCAAGAATATGGGCTTATGAATAGCGAAGGTTATTAATCCCCTCCGCCTTCGCCCGTAGCCGTTTATACGCCTCGGAGGCCAGCCAGCCAGTGACGACCTTCTGGAAGGCTGCATCATTCATGAATCGGGCGAAGATTTCCTCATTCTGGTCCATCCGCTCCACAAAGAGGGTTTCCAGGAGGTTCTTGAAGACCAGCTCAAATTTGTCGCCAGGATTGACGACGGCAGCTTGCTGGAGGGCCTCGTCGGAGGTTGCCGCTTCGATGATCTGATCGAAAAAGAGCTGGTCGGCCTGGTTGAAGTCCGTCCCGAACCTGTCATTCACGATATCGATCAGTCGGGAGAGCGCCATGGGTTCTTCACGGACCAATCCGCTACCGACTTCTGTCGGTCCGTCCAGGGCGATGCCAGCGCCTTCTTTAAGGCAGATCGATCCCTCACTGATCTTCTGCAAACGATAGTATTCGAGCCGTACATCGTCATCGAAATCATATACAGGACCCCGGCCGCGGCGCGGCAGTTTGGGGGCAAGATGGCGTAGAAAGACGTAGAGCTTTTCCAGGTCGGAATCCTGATAGGGGATGATCTGGCTCAGGAAGGCGTAAAGGTTGCGGAAGGCATAGAGTTTGCCACGCCAGAGTTCCGCCTCGTCTTCATCCTCTTGCTGGTTGGCAGTGAAGCGATCTACTG
This region of Syntrophales bacterium genomic DNA includes:
- a CDS encoding IS630 family transposase; this translates as MAEIELSVLKGQCLDRRIPDMATMQTQVAAWERDRNNSARKISWQFTTSDARIKLKRLYPNL